A genomic region of Rutidosis leptorrhynchoides isolate AG116_Rl617_1_P2 unplaced genomic scaffold, CSIRO_AGI_Rlap_v1 contig428, whole genome shotgun sequence contains the following coding sequences:
- the LOC139883615 gene encoding RNA polymerase II C-terminal domain phosphatase-like 5: MTTKQLCHLSQPKFKRIRVTNHVLHLDYICPGLRLTNKEAAAYSETLTSNLVRNKKLHLVLDIDHTLIHAVSHDQPRPEDIDFFKQNQKIFEGSLFTFECESTTFLVKLRPLVRTFLEQANSLFEMSLYTRGTKMYARSIAKLLDPQGIYFGKRIISVGFKDEKYRNKDKIQSFF; encoded by the coding sequence ATGACTACCAAACAATTATGCCATCTTTCACAGCCAAAATTCAAAAGAATTCGTGTAACGAATCACGTCCTTCATCTTGATTATATTTGCCCTGGTTTGCGTCTAACCAACAAGGAAGCTGCCGCCTATTCGGAGACTTTGACGAGTAATCTTGTCAGGAACAAAAAGCTCCACCTCGTTCTCGATATCGACCACACCCTAATCCATGCCGTTTCTCATGATCAACCTCGTCCTGAAGATATCGATTTCTTCAAGCAAAATCAGAAGATTTTCGAAGGCAGTTTGTTCACGTTTGAGTGCGAGTCCACGACGTTTCTGGTCAAACTCAGGCCTCTTGTCCGTACTTTCTTGGAGCAAGCAAACTCTCTATTCGAGATGTCCCTATACACGAGAGGCACAAAGATGTACGCTAGGTCAATCGCTAAGTTGCTTGACCCTCAAGGCATATACTTTGGAAAAAGGATCATAAGTGTTGGTTTTAAGGATGAAAAATACAGAAACAAAGACAAAATTCAAAGCTTTTTCTAA
- the LOC139883616 gene encoding FBD-associated F-box protein At4g10400-like — protein sequence MADNFNFVDDFDWISKLPDELLGRILSHLPTTEAVATSILSKRWLLVWTFKPNLDFSDPFMGLFDEEPETRFQMFRDYVNNCSRPDSSFFLPKDEVKDFPWIVFTCKTLVNLKLTGPFVINMPSCVCLPNLKTLSLTSVIYVDYASPQRLFSGCPGLEKLDITSWQILRTNTPKLEFLTLDGIFGDYFAYPSESVIKACVSDNCSCEILQGIKNVRMLTLSGHIMSIFYHILISQDGELPIFQNLTELKECLGHKNDWSDFLVNVLHRAPNLEVLGFPEFTLGHLSIGVAHSSGEFSCCSSLVTYSGGKYRSRLYLNTKGIVVFISCGLVELVIGPFGVDV from the exons ATGGCCGATAACTTTAACTTTGTTGATGACTTTGATTGGATTAGCAAGTTGCCTGATGAGCTTCTTGGCCGTATACTCTCACATCTTCCCACAACAGAGGCTGTTGCAACCAGTATCCTGTCAAAAAGGTGGCTGCTTGTTTGGACTTTTAAACCCAATCTCGATTTTTCTGATCCGTTTATGGGTCTTTTTGATGAGGAGCCTGAAACTCGATTTCAGATGTTCAGAGATTATGTCAACAAT TGTTCGAGACCTGACTCTTCATTTTTTTTACCAAAGGATGAAGTCAAAGATTTTCCTTGGATTGTCTTTACTTGCAAAACGTTAGTTAATTTGAAACTCACTGGCCCTTTCGTGATAAACATGCCTAGTTGTGTTTGTTTGCCAAACCTTAAAACCCTTAGCCTTACTTCAGTTATCTACGTGGATTATGCTTCCCCACAAAGGCTCTTTTCAGGCTGTCCTGGCCTTGAGAAGTTGGATATTACAAG TTGGCAAATTTTGAGGACAAACACTCCGAAGCTTGAGTTCCTCACCCTTGATGGAATTTTTGGGGACTATTTTGCTTATCCATCAGAATCCGTGATCAAAGCTTGTGTTAGTGATAATTGTTCATGCGAGATACTCCAAGGAATTAAAAATGTTAGGATGTTAACATTATCTGGTCATATCATGTCG ATTTTCTACCATATCCTAATTTCCCAGGATGGTGAGCTGCCCATATTCCAGAACCTTACGGAATTGAAGGAATGTCTTGGTCATAAAAATGATTGGAGTGATTTTCTTGTAAACGTACTCCATCGTGCACCTAATCTTGAAGTCCTCGGCTTTCCTGAG TTTACACTTGGTCATCTATCAATTGGCGTTGCACACAGCAGTGGGGAGTTTTCTTGTTGTTCAAGCTTAGTTACTTATTCTGGGGGAAAATATCGTTCAAGGTTGTATTTGAATACAAAGGGAATAGTTGTCTTTATTAGCTGTGGACTTGTGGAGCTTGTGATTGGCCCATTTGGCGTTGATGTATAA